The Trichomycterus rosablanca isolate fTriRos1 chromosome 6, fTriRos1.hap1, whole genome shotgun sequence DNA segment CCCGGCGCCCGGTTCAGGCTGGTACAGGGGCTGAGGGGTGACGTCCTTCCCCGTTTCATCTAAAACCTTAcggaataataatttaaaaaagcatgaagACTAGTATAACCAGGATTAGTAGCTTGTGCATGAGTTTAAACGGTGGTTACCTGTACAGGGTGTTTATGGGGTTGAGTGGAGCTTTTCTCAAAAACCTTACTGTCTCCGGCTAAAGTCGAGCCCCTCCGGCTCACTGAGGCGTAAACGCTCCGGGTGTTAGTGGAACCGTGGCTGATGCGCCGTGCTCCCGATCCTGACGACCTAAAGAAAAAAGATGattattactgtgattattattagtgttgttaACAATAatagaatattaataataatataatattgatATTGTTGTTTTCAAACGTATTTGGGTATTTTTTTAACAGAAAAGGCTGTTTGATGCCAgatattaaaatatatgtaaaatacaGGTACCTTAAAGGTCTTTATTGTTGAGTGTATGTTCAGTTTCTGTATCTGTACTGttatttgtacactgttttgaaTTTGAATTGTTTGTAGTGTGTACTTTCATTGGTGTataatgctactggggctttaatttccttctggATCAagaaagtatctatctatccatctgtctatctgcctgcctacctgtctatcatctatctatttatccgtctgtctgtctgtctggctgtctgGCTGTCTATCTACCataaaaataccaaaaaatACTGGACCAATGTATGTATAATATAGAGAGAAAACGTTCTGTAATTCACTTTAAAGAATTAGGCCTGTTCTACAGTATTAGAAAATCGTTTTAGCCCTTTTTAAGTTAAACTAATCATAATGCCACAGGTCCAGATGGTTTTGAGGTAAAGTAATGCACATTTTTGGAGCCccgaaattaaattaaactaaccAACAAAATCTACATGTggttaaaatgtataatttcacataaataaaaagaagcaTTTACAGCATTAAATAGAGAAAATATGTTTCAATGTTAAATGttctattactattaatattactggTAATATTATAATTGTAGAAAGCACAATATACATAGCTATATCGCTaactttaaaatataaaacatgtaatAATATGGCTTGATCAAGCCGACTTAAGGAGACAGAGATTATaactattgtattattattactgtcattGTTATTGATGTTTATAACATGGTtgttaacaataataaagtattttggtTTTTTCTGTTGCTATTGTTGTTAAACTTCTTtggttatttttttaacatcaaAAAATGCTGTTTGATGCCAgagattaaaaaacacattgatAACCTTAAAACAATCACAAAAAATGGCCAGAAATATTCAGACCAATGACGTTAATGTACCTGGTACATGCAGGAAAATACTCTCTAAAGAATTAGGCCTGTTGTACAGAGTTCGTACATCTTTAAAtgtcacttttatttaaactaagTCAAAATGTCACAAGTTTAAATAGTTTTgaggtaaaataataaaacacatttttagatctccagatttaaacagacttttttccaaaattaaaaattgagacagcttttttttatttatatcattGTTTATTTGggggttttaaataaaacaaaccagTGAAAATGTAATATGGTTAAAATATATTAGTTTACACCAATAAAAAGAAGCATTTACAGCATTACAtagaaaaatatgtattttattattattaatattattattattatataaagtaCAAAACTTGTATAACTTTTATAATGTGTAAacatttaataagtaaataaatacaaaaataagcgtaaaaatatgcaaattatTTGATAGCCTTAAACTGGGCTGCATCTCAAACCGCACACTAACTAtcggtttgggacgcagccttaGTGTTAACACACAGTGCTAATAATTCAAACTTCGAAATACTAAacaagtattttttatttataattgaaTAACTTACTGCGGTATTTTTACAGCAGGTCTGACTGGCCTTGTAGTTGTTTTGGACATGTTTactattgtaattatttttgttttattttgtttttagcaGATTAGCACTGACATTAGCACCGCTCGCGTTAAATGTGTTCAAACTGAAGTAACCATGGTAACAGACTCAACCGCCAACTTCCACTCAACTTCCACTAGGTGGCAGCGATACTGCTCACTGCGCTTACATGTACTGCTGATTCAACTGAAGAAAAGAGGTTGTATCTCAAAAAGCCTACTTTTTATAATAAAGGGCACTAGAGAGCAGGCACTagttattatttctttaaagtgtgtagtgtacttaaATAAGCAAGAGTGATGCAATTGAAATGCAGCCTGTATGCAGGTAGACTTGGGCAGTGGGTGCATTATGCCGAAAATGTGACATTTCTGTAGGTCACACTTGATAAATCATTAGATTTAgagaataaatatatttaataaacggTAAGTTCACTTGTTTTATTGTTGTGAGTTTACTTTCGCTTTCTGAATAACGTGCTCTAGCTAACTAGTTAGCTTTATGCTTTATGTATATGTCAGTGTAGTAAACGTTGCAGAGACTGAACATTAAGTTTATTCGATTCAGATTAAACCcaaatactgtatttattttatataacagcACTTTACTGCATGATTTATTCCTTAGTTATTCagttatatatacaaaatagccccaatagtgtatttattttatataaaaaacactttacTGCATGATTTATTCCTTAGTTATTCagttatatatacaaaatagccccaatagtgtatttattttatataaaaaacactttacTGCATGATTTATTCCTTAGTTATTCagttatatatacaaaatagccccaatagtgtatttattttatataaaaaacactttacTGCATGATTTATTCCTTAGTTATTCagttatatatacaaaatagccccaatagtgtatttatttattaagtaattaaaacacatttcgTTTGTCTCACCCACCACCCATCAGAACTGTAATGAACTCTTAAGTTTCCTTATAAAAgttttatacattatatagTCAAGCACatggacacccattctaattgAGTAATGATTAAATGATTGATTATGGGTGGctcggttggtagcactgtcccctcacagcgagaaggtcctgggttcgattcctaggtggagtggtccgggtcctttctgtgtggagtttgcatgttctcccgtgtgtgtgtgggtttctttcgggtgctcctgtttcctcccacagtccagagacgtgCAGTCAGGGTAACTGGAGAATTTAGTAAAATTGCCTGTGATGGCAAAAaaaactgtgatggactggtgaatTGGGCAGTAAATTGCGACCCTGACCGTAataaagcgctggtaaaacagacaatgaattattttatttatttattaggattgtaacgtcatgttttacactttggttacattcatgacaggaacggtagtttctcagtacacaagattcatcagttcatgtcaaacacggtcatggacgattttgtatctccaattcacctcacttgcacatctttggactgtgggaggaaaccggagctcccagaggaaacccacacagacacccggaccaccccacctgggtatcgaacccaggaccttcttgctgtgaggcgacagtgctacccacagagccatcgtgccgccccacAACGAATGAATTAAATGTACTGATCCCCAAATGAAGATTGCAGTGTTACCGCAGCAATTCACAAACATCACAGACACATCTGTATATGGCACAAATAGACTTAAGGTAGTTTATATTGAgaagaaataaagaataaatgtaaaatgtcattaaaatgactaaaaaactaaacaattaaaGATGAAATGGTGTGATTTAAATATTATGTGCCATGGTGCAAATGAAATAGTACCATGTGCTAGGTAATTATCTGTCAGAGGACACGTCTCCTCTCTCCACGCCAGTCTGAGTCTGTATAAATCACCACTACGATGGGCAGGAATGATTACGATTGGCAGAACATCCAACTGATACCAGTAGATCGTGCACACGAGGCAGAAGTACACTGTGCCAGtcccatcgcagggcttcgtcCATTCCTAAGttatagccagtcatgtctgtgtagctgATATCCATCCGGTTAGTGACCGGTTAGCATTCTCTCTCCCCAGACAGACGCCTTTACGATGGAGGTGTTGACGTTCCTCTGCCGACACAAGTCCTCGCTCCCCAGAACACTCAGCAAAGTCTGCAGAAGGAGCCACCACTGTCGATCGCATTCCTCTGTGCACGTCCCCCCCAAACCGGTGGCTCCCACACCCCTGGTGTCGCGTCTCTTCCAGCCCTCGAACCTGCGCGAGGGTCAGGACACGGGGGACATGACGTGCCGCAGCCAGAGGCTGATGATGCAGGCCGGCCTCGTTCACCCGTCCAACCCGGGCTGCTTCTACTACCTCCCCGCCGCCCTGCGCTCCCTGGAGAAGCTGGTCAGGCTGATCGACCAGGAGATGCAGGCCGTCGGCGGACAGAAGGTGGACATGCCGGCGCTGTGCGGGGCGGAGCTGTGGAGGCGCAGCGGACGCTGGGAGCTCATGGGGAAGGAGATGTTCAGGCTGCGGGACCGACACGATGTCGAGTACTGCCTCGGGCCGACGCACGAGGAGGTCGTAACGGAACTGCTGGCCTCTCAGAGCACGCTGTCCTACAAACAGCTTCCGCTGCTGCTCTACCAGGTATTTCCGATCGaatgatgtttatttttatttactttagtaAATTAAAgggtataaaatgtaaaatgtgcataatataaatataaatatttgattCGCAGGTCACGCGGAAGTTCCGCGACGAACAGAAACCCAAGTTCGGGTTGCTGCGCGGCCGAGAGTTCTACATGAAGGACATGTACTCGTTCGACGTCAGCGAGGAAGCCGCTCTCCGCACGTACGACTCCGTGTGCCACGCCTACGCCCGCCTGCTGGACCGCCTCGGCCTGAGTTGGGTGCAGGTCCAGGCCGACACCGGAAACATCGGCGGGACTCTCTCACACGAGCTCCACCTGCCGGCGGACGTCGGCGAGGACCGTCTGCTCGTGTGCGGGAGCTGCGGATTCTCGGCCAACGTGGAAACCCTGGACGACCACGAGACCTGCCCGCGGTGCCACGAATCCCAGCTAAACGAGTCCAAGGGCATCGAGGTGGGGCACGCGTTCTACCTGGGGACGAAATATTCGCGAGCGTTTAACGCCACGTTCGTCAGCGCTCAGAACAAACCCGAGGTGACGGAGATGGGATGTTTCGGACTCGGGGTCACACGTATCCTCGCCGCATCCGTCGAGGTCCTCTCCTCCGAGGAGGGCATCCGCTGGCCCGGGCTGCTGGCCCCCTATCAGGTGTGCGTCCTGCCCCCTAAGAAAGGCAGCAAGGCTGGCGAGGCCGTCCACCTGGCTGAGGAGCTGGTCCAGACGTTAGGGAGCTGTTTACCTGACCTGAAAGGAGAGGTGGTGCTGGACGACAGGACGAATCTGACCATCGGGAAGCGGCTAAAAGACGCCAGGATGCTGGGCTACCCgtacgtggtggtggtggggcagAAAGCCACGCAGGAGCAGCCCGAGTTCGAGGTCGTGTGTCAGAATACGGGCGAGACCTTGTTCCTGGGTAAAGACGCCCTGCTGGACCTGTTAAAGGAAGTGGAAACTATATGACACGCCCGAGATACCAGTTTGAGCTTTGTATGTGATATGTGAAGTGAAGAAATGATTAATAAAAGTCGTAGTTGGTGCAGATTGTGgcaaattgtgtacttttaataaacatgttctttttaaaagtgtgatttctgtaaatataatattcacgttttattttcttggtgaggtcaggcactgcaTCAATGTTCCGTTCCATCATCATCATTCCAACCTACATAAGCATCGTTGCAGACCACGTTCACcaggtttgaggagcacaacaaccagacCAATCTCAaaccaatcgagcatctgtgggacgtgctggacggacaagtccgatccatggaggctccacctcacaacttacaggagttatctggaaggatctgctgctgaccgcttggtgccagataccacagcacaccttcaggggtctagtggagtccatgcctcgatggatcagggctgttttggaagCAAAAAGGGGGCcatcacaatattaggaaggtggtcataatgttatgcctcatcggttatcagccataacattaaaaccacctccttgtttctacactcactgtccattttatcagctccacttatcattagtgtgtgttgtgctggtatgagtggatcggacacagcagtgctgctggagtgtttaaacaccgtgtccactcactgtccactctattagacactcctacctagtcggtccaccttgtagatgtaaagtcagagacgatcgctcatctattgctgctgtttgagtcggtcatcttctagaccttcatcagtggtcacaggacgctgcccacggggcgctgttggctggatagttttggttagtggactattctcagtccagcagtgacagtgaggtgtttaaaatctctgattcact contains these protein-coding regions:
- the pars2 gene encoding probable proline--tRNA ligase, mitochondrial — encoded protein: MEVLTFLCRHKSSLPRTLSKVCRRSHHCRSHSSVHVPPKPVAPTPLVSRLFQPSNLREGQDTGDMTCRSQRLMMQAGLVHPSNPGCFYYLPAALRSLEKLVRLIDQEMQAVGGQKVDMPALCGAELWRRSGRWELMGKEMFRLRDRHDVEYCLGPTHEEVVTELLASQSTLSYKQLPLLLYQVTRKFRDEQKPKFGLLRGREFYMKDMYSFDVSEEAALRTYDSVCHAYARLLDRLGLSWVQVQADTGNIGGTLSHELHLPADVGEDRLLVCGSCGFSANVETLDDHETCPRCHESQLNESKGIEVGHAFYLGTKYSRAFNATFVSAQNKPEVTEMGCFGLGVTRILAASVEVLSSEEGIRWPGLLAPYQVCVLPPKKGSKAGEAVHLAEELVQTLGSCLPDLKGEVVLDDRTNLTIGKRLKDARMLGYPYVVVVGQKATQEQPEFEVVCQNTGETLFLGKDALLDLLKEVETI